From the genome of Limibacillus sp., one region includes:
- a CDS encoding HD domain-containing protein yields MKTVGFTQMKDGTREDYLLLRELEEPYIQGTAERLLRELASQGEESLSGYRINRLQHALQTATRARRDGADDDWVVAALLHDIGDGLAPQNHDRFAAEILRPFLREEVTWVVEHHAAFQMIYFAHHYGWNRNERERFKDSPYYQSCVDFCERWDQSSFDPDYEMDSLDSFRPVVQRVFDRKPYDPEVLRPGECLGLPGPGPS; encoded by the coding sequence ATGAAGACCGTTGGATTCACGCAGATGAAGGACGGCACGCGCGAGGACTACCTGCTGCTGCGCGAACTGGAGGAGCCCTATATCCAAGGCACCGCCGAGCGGCTGCTGAGGGAGCTCGCATCCCAGGGGGAGGAGAGCCTGAGCGGTTATCGGATCAACCGCCTGCAACACGCGCTGCAAACCGCGACCCGGGCCCGGCGGGACGGCGCGGACGACGACTGGGTGGTGGCCGCGCTGCTCCATGACATCGGCGACGGGCTGGCGCCTCAGAACCATGACCGTTTCGCCGCGGAGATCCTGCGCCCCTTCCTGCGTGAGGAGGTGACATGGGTGGTGGAGCACCACGCCGCCTTCCAGATGATCTACTTCGCGCACCACTACGGCTGGAACCGGAACGAGCGCGAGCGCTTCAAGGACAGCCCCTATTACCAAAGCTGCGTGGATTTCTGCGAACGTTGGGATCAGAGTTCCTTCGACCCGGACTATGAGATGGACAGCCTGGACAGCTTCCGGCCCGTCGTTCAGAGGGTTTTCGACCGAAAGCCTTACGATCCGGAGGTTCTGAGGCCGGGCGAATGCTTGGGTCTTCCTGGCCCGGGGCCGAGCTAG